The region CATGAAATACAGTAGAACTTAAAAATATGTGAGAAAAAATCTGATCGTTTTGATGAGTCTTGTTTCtataaaatgtggaaatcaTGTGAAGAACTTCAGAAATATCTCACCCCGATCCAAAAAGTGACAGGTAGATGTAAAGGAAGGCCAAAATTGCTGAAGCACTACTGTCTAAGTTTTCACTGGTCACACCAATAAATTCACGCAGTCTCTTCACCAGTTCAGCATCCAGACGTTGGATCTCttcttttttatctgtttgtaatattttaaagaaacggAAACAATTTAATATGCAGGTGGAGAAAACAGACACACGTCATTTTCAGCAGTGTTTCTATTCTTCAACAAGCTAACTGGCtaatgtgatgtttttgtgaCCTCTTTAATTGtctgtgaaagaaaatatatctgTATAGACAATTCTGAGTCACTGGTTGTGATCTGAGTACATGGCTAAGCTACAATCTAAAAAGTGAAAGTAGTTCACCTGTTTGAACTAAATGTGTCGGTGTGAAAAATCCTCTCTTACCACTTGATGATGTCAGCTGTTTCAGTTCGGACAGCTCCCAGCAGACAAATGTGTCTATATTAGGTAGGTTAATACAAACTTTGCCATCAGACCTCGCTTTCAACTTCAAATATGTTCTCAGGTTTAAACTTACAGCAAGAGCCACCTGCAACAACAAACGTACAAGTCAATTCACATTTCACAGTACTGCAATGCTGCAATACTAAAAATCAGGAGTGTAATTAGACCATTTTATATCCAACCCAGCCCTAGTGGTCAGGGTTGATGGAAGCCCTTATCAGCTTTCCCTCTTTGTATTTCAACTTTTAAGACATTTCTGTTAGTTTTTccaaaatcaaacagaaaaattcaTAATTCAACTGCATTAGGCACagttgcattttaaattttatgtctGATTTTAATGCCTTATGAAACAACAGACTGAAAAACTACATGTCATGTTGCaacagtgttttaaaatatcCCAATACGAAATAAAGAGTCACAATAGCGAAGTAATCAGAACTAGTATGATGTAAATCAAACCTTTTCTACACAATTTAATATTACTAATAAAAATGCACGAACTTAAAAGCTTTCAAAATGTTAATCTTAGCTGACAGAATCCtagtttggttttaaatgtgtgttaGTATCATACCTTTCCATGAACGACAGCATGTTCCCCGTGGAGGATCGCCTTTCCAGGAGCAGAAATCAGACAGTCTCTCACCTCCATCTTTCTGGCAGCTTCCACAGCCTGAAATCTTCTCAAGTTCAACTTTTCACTTACAGTGTTACCACAGACAGGCTTAGCTGACGTTAATCCGCTGATGTAGCACAAACAAGGCAAAAGTTTAAACCTACGAATATGTGGTTTAATTTCATGAATAATGAATAAAGTTTGAAGAATTTAACAATGCATTTTTTGCGACGAGGCACCAGTCTAAAGCTCTGAACACTGAGTTATCAATGCAGCTAAAAACACAGTTTACACATAGCTACATGCATTATGTGCACTACCTTACGCTTCGCCTCAGGATCCAATCACCGCTTCAGTTGCCTCAACACGTTTCCTTCCGACCAATCAGTGTCCCTAAATCTGCCTACACATGATGAGTTGACCAATCGTGCGATGAAAACGAAACGCCTACAAACTACGGACGCGGCCGAGGGACAAAACTCTTCGTTACAAAACAGCGTTCAGTTTTAGCTGCTACCTTGTAGCTCGTTATGACATCGGGTATTACCAGACATGCTCTCCTCCGCTGTTTTATGCGGACAAGGAGGCTCATAAGCGAACATCGGACACCTAAACCACTGTGTTCTGACAGAAGGTATTTCTTAGCACTGCTTGTGAGCTCACATGTTTACAGTGTTGTTTCTTCTGAGTCCAGCCACTTATACCTGCAAAACAAATAGCCCCTAAAACTATATTCTGTCATTATTGCATTCATGATTTCATTCTTGCTCATAAACAATATAAtcttcattcttttcttttcccctaCAGTTATGCCACTGGAGAAATCAAGTCACCTAAAATATACACCAAAACTGGAGATAAAGGTAAGTCAACCCAATTAAAGAAGACATCTTAATGCTTTGGTTTCAACTATATTTGAAATATGGGCTGGGGAAATTTGTGTGGTTTCCTTTatgtacatttatgtttgaaagCCACATGATCTGTATATGTATTTGTGTCtcaggcaaaataaaagcatttaaatgttGTGGCCCAGACTCCCTTTTCAGTTATATTAGTGTATATCCATGTTTGCATTACACATGGTTAAAAATCAGGGGATGAGAGCTCAGCTATTGAGATCTCAActattctttaaataaaaaatctcaacaCAATTTGAAAACAACAGATGCTGTCTATTATGTTTATAATGACtactattttgtgttggcctatcaaaaaaaatctaaaaaatccCAAACATTTATGGTCATTTTGTAACGTAATAAAAAAACTGACTAGATTCCTGATTTGCAGGTTTCTCCAGCACATTCACTGGAGAAAGGAGGCCAAAGGAAGATCACATTTTCGAAGCTTTGGGAAATACAGATGAGTTGTCATCAGCTATAGGGTAAATTATGTATTATTACACTATTAAATCATTGTATGCACATGGATATTTAAAGCACTTTTGTCAGACAGTAGAAAAACTGCATAAAATTATGttatcagaaaagaaaaataaccctGCATGCAATGCATCTTAATGGACTGCTTCAGAGctcaataaaaatgcaaattccaaaatagaaaacaaatgaaactttaaGGGAAATAATGTTCCATGAAAATGTTGCTGACAGGGTGAGAGGATACTAATGTGATGCTTGTAACATTTCAACGAAagaattgcaaaaaaataaaaaataaattatatttagagTTACTACcaatattttagcatttttcttttacaagtGAGGTTCTACTAAACATGCAGACAAAGAAGTATTAACTAAAACTATGTAGCTGCAACTTACAGGAGGAATGCAAAAGTCCTTaatgataaaaagaaatctcagtTTCAGTGAAACTTACTTTAAGTGGAGTTGGTAAGATGCCGTGATTgctgaaaaatatcaaatacaAGATGTCCTTTTGCAGAGCTGTTGACAAGaactaaaaaatgcaaaattaaaatctaaatcagCACATTTGCcgaaaatatttcagtttgtctgACTCACTTTTGTATCTAACTTTACAGTTTGGCCCGAGAGTTTTGTCTTGACAAAGGTCATACATTCACAGATCAGCTGGATAAGGTATGATTTTGTTCATgccaaatttatttaatgtgcTGAAACTGGCCTGCACTCTACTCTTCTGACAGACTGAAGGCAGAGCACAGGTTAGTTTCAGCACATAAAGTTCATTAGATTTAAAGAGCAAGCAATCAACATGCATTAAatatatgttattttattgtagaTCCAGTGTATTTTACAAGATGTGGGCTCCAATATTGCTACTCCTCGATCATCTGCAAGAGAAATCCATAGAAGTATGCAAATGCAGGTTGGTGtgatctctttatttttcatcactgatgtaatttttttgttttgttttaccagagAGAACAAAATTCAGTCCTCAGGCAATCACTGACCTGGAAACATGGATTGATCATTTTACAGAGGAACTCCCACCGCTGACCAACTTCATTTTACCTGTAAGCATCTTTCTGCTTCTATAGATACTGAATGTTCCTACGAATGATTAGATTActcatatttgtattttacagTCTGGGGGGAAGAGCAGCGCAGCTTTGCACTTAGCTCGGACAGTCTGTCGGAGAGCGGAGCGCAGGTCAGCTTCACCACACACAGTtgtgataaaaaataatcagttcaATGATTATTTTGAactgattaaaataatcattgaaATGATAATTCAATGATTAACCAGATCTGTCATTGTGTTTGGCATATTATATCTGTACATAGCAAATTAAGTGTTAGGTCTAGGAAACCACCAGACCACGACATGCACCCTGCTGATTCCatgtaagtgtttttttt is a window of Xiphophorus hellerii strain 12219 chromosome 12, Xiphophorus_hellerii-4.1, whole genome shotgun sequence DNA encoding:
- the mmab gene encoding corrinoid adenosyltransferase MMAB; the encoded protein is MTSGITRHALLRCFMRTRRLISEHRTPKPLCSDRSYATGEIKSPKIYTKTGDKGFSSTFTGERRPKEDHIFEALGNTDELSSAIGLAREFCLDKGHTFTDQLDKIQCILQDVGSNIATPRSSAREIHRKRTKFSPQAITDLETWIDHFTEELPPLTNFILPSGGKSSAALHLARTVCRRAERSVAPIVRSGEADPDVAKFLNRLSDYLFTVARYSAMKETKEEKIYRRPE